ATCCACAAAAACGCCCGGAAGCTGTATATGATTAGGATCCAATACGCCTGGTGCAACCACTTTTTCAACTTCCAAAACGACAATATCCGCCGCCATAGCCATAATGAAATTATAGTTCTGCGCCGTGTATTTAAAGACAGCATTTCCCAAAGAATCTGCCATGTACGCTTTCACAAATGCAATATCGGCATGAAGCGGCAGTTCCAGAAGATACGTTTCTCCATTAATTACTTTCGTTTCTTTTCCTTCCGCTACGACAGTACCGACACCGGTTTTTGTATAAAAACCGCCGATACCGCTACCGCCGGCTCGTATTTTTTCAACAAAGGTTCCCATAGGATAAAAAGTAATATCCAACTTACCATCCATATATAAATTCCCGGCCTGCGGATTTTCGCCAATAAAACTGCAAACGGCCGAAGCGATTTGCCGGTTCTTGACTAAAACACTCAGCGTTTCATCATAGCCGCGTCTAGTCACGCCCAAATCATCAGAAATCGTATGCAGTCCAACCACTCCCGATTCGCCCAAGGCACGTATCAAATGCCGCGGCGAGCCGGTCTGGCTGAAACCGCCAAACATAATCGTTGAGCCGTTTTTTACAATAGAAACGGCCTTCTCAAGATTAACAACTTTATCCATACGAACTCCTTTTTATGAATATTTTCTGTCCAAAGATGCCGTACAGCCTGGTCCGACTTGAGCCAGGCTGTACGGCATAGTGCTACGACTCATCATGTGACAATTACAAGCCTTATTTCTTAATCCAAAATTACTCCAGGATTTAGAATTCCATTAGGATCAAAAACTTTTTTAATCCCCTTCATTAAAGCCAATACTTCTTCCGAATATTGTAAATTCATATACGCTTTCCTCGTTTTTCCAGTTCCATGCTCTGCTGTCACGGTTCCTCCATATCGCAATGCAGCTTCATAGATTTCACGACGCATATCATCTGCCCAAATAGGAACATTTCCTTCACTATCACGTAAAATGAAGTTATGGAAATTACCGTCCGCAACGTGACCTACACGAGGTGATGTTGTTCCGTATTTTGCAGCAATGCGATCTATATCTTCCAATAAATCATTAACATGACAAACCGGAACCGCCGTATCTAGAGAATCAACAAAAACTGGTTTAAAAATCTCATACATTGCTGAACGTACATCTAATATATTTTTTTGATCTTTCTTATTTTCAGCAATAACACAATGTAACGCTCCATTTTTTGAAGAAATATTATCAATTTGTTCTGCAGTTTCATACAACTCATCTTCAGTCTTTGCTTCCAACATGTAAATAATATCAACAACGCCTTCGTCATGTAGTGGCCAGATACCATTGATGGATATAGCGGTTTTAACTGCAATTTCTCTATCCATATATTCGACAGCTAATGGGATAATACCAGATATCTGTGTCGCCGCAACACAGTTAACAGCCTCTCTTGCACTTGGAAATGAAACAACCATTGCCCCTGTATTTTCTAAACGAGGATATAATTTAAATGTAACTTCCAATATAATACATAACGTACCTTCCGAACCAACTAAAAGATGCATTAAATCATACCCCATATTATTTTTAATAATTTTTCCTCCAAGTTGGACAATTTTTCCTGATGGCAGACATACCTTTAATCCTTTTACATAATTACGCATGATCCCATGTTTAACCGCTCTAACTCCTCCAGCATTTTCAACAGCTAACCCTCCGAGTTGAGCCCCTTCATCACCTGGATGACAGGGAAAATATAGTTCATGTACATTTTTATCCAAATATTCATTTAAGTCATATAACGTAACTCCAGTTTGTGCCGTCACCATCATTCCGGTACGATCAACTTCTATAATTTTATTGAAACTTTCCATAGATACAATGACACTAGGCATAGTTGGAATAACAGCCCCACAAGCACCGGTTCCTCCTCCTCGAGGAATTACCGGAAATCTCAATTCATTGGCAATCTTCATAATTTCCGATACATGTTCATATCTGGTTGGACGAACAACTACACAATCCGCACAAGCCTCTGGTCTTACTTGTTCTTCAGTTTCATCATATAAATATCTTTCTACATCTTCACTTTTATAAAAAACATTTTTATTACCACATATGGTATTTAATCTGTCTATTATTTCCTGTCTCATATAAATTGCTCCCTTCTGTTTTTATATATGACTATGACGTTTTTTATACAATGTAATAGCAATAGAATTAATAACTCCAATTGCCATTACAATTGCTGCAAATAAGAAAATATAATCAAAGCCTTGATTTCCATATGTATCTAGCCAATACCCATATAGAACAAAAATGAATAAATCTGGACAATAACCTAGACAACAAACAATTCCAGACGTTGATCCTGCATATTTACGAGGAATTTTTAATTCACTAGGAACAGCAAACATGGATCCACGTGCCATATACGTTAGTATTCCTAAAAAAATTGTCAATGCAATTAGTATTGTAGGGTCTGTATGTTTCGGCAAAAACTTAAATATTAATACACACAGAATTGCCCCGCCTAAAGAAAGTCCAATAACAGAAGAGAGTGAATGAAATTTATCTCCCAGCCATCCTCCTAAGGGAGCTCCAATAAATCTCGTTCCATAAGTTCGCATGATTGCGACACTCCCAGTAAATACTACAGACGCACCAAGTACTTTACTAAAATACGGAGTGTAATATGATAAAGTACAATACATTGTATATGTTGCAAAAACTGCAATTCCAGACATCCACGTACGCGGATCTTTCAAAATGTCTATCCAACCAGAAAACCCCATTTTTTCATCTACAATTTCGCTATCACTCACTTCTTCTTTCTCAATAACAGGTTTAGGAATCAGAAAATAGAGACAAATTAACGTAATAATCCCTATAACAGCATAGCAAATAATTGCCGCTCTTAACCCATTAATACCATACGCATCAGTAGCAAACTGAGTAAAAAAATATAAAGCAATAAAGTTGACGATTACGTTACCAACACCGCAAAAAGCCTCAACGAATCCAAAGATAGTTCCTTGTTGTTCTTCGTTACCAACGAGTCTACTTAACTTAATATGTGCCGGAAAATATAAAAACAATCCTGCAAAAGCAAACCCGGCCCATGTAAATAGAGCAAATGTATAATTCATATTAAAAGCAAATAAAATGTTTAATATGCAAATTGCTCCAATTCCAATCATATAAATTGTTTTTGTATTAAATCGATCGCTTAATAAGCCTCCAAAAGCTGCTAATATATTGCCAATGCCAAAAATAGTAATTAAATATCCTAGTTGTTGCTGTGTACATCCTAATGCAGATACTAAAGAATCATAGAAAACATACTGTATAAAAGGAGTTGCATATACGACCGTATATCCTAATCCTAAGAAGAAAATGGTGAGCAACTGTTTCGGCGACAAACGTAATGATACTTTTTGGCTAGACATATGCATCTCCCCTTATGAAACGATCCAGCAAATATACCCATATAAATCGATACTTATTGCCGACGGTTTAATACGATCCATTCGTTTTGAAAATTGCATACGATTCACTCCTTTTCAATGTAAATAATTTTCCAGTGACAACGTTATCACATCATGCATTGTATCCGGCCATAAATACTTCCACATTTTTCTGATTGAATTTACCTTTCCCCTTGTTTTCAAAGAAGTCACACATGGATTTGGTGAATTCTTCCAATGAAAAAATGTTCGTTTCTTTTATCATTTTACCGAGCATGCAAATATTGGCGTTTTGTGCGCTGTTCAAGGCTTGTGCCAATTCTGTAACAGGGGCCTTAACAACAGAAATATCATTACGGTATACCCGGGATTCTTCAATAAGCGTGCTGTTGACCAGTAAAGTTCCACCAGGAACCATTGCTTGCTCAAAACGATCGACTGCCGGCGAATTCAGACAGATAAGGATATCCGGATGATCCGCATAGGGACTGGCTATTTTTTCATCACTGAAAATAATATTACAATTTGCTGCACCGCCGCGCATTTCATTGCCGTAAGAAGGAAACCACGTTGCATAGAACCCCTTCTTATATGCGGCATATAAAATAATTTTACCTGCCGTCAGAACACCTTGACCGCCAAAACCGGCACAAACCATTCTATGAATCATACTTTCATCTCCTTATTTATCGATTACTTCACCCATCTCATACCGCTTCGCCAAACATTCATCAATATGCTTCATCGCCTGCACCGGCGTCATCCCCCAATTGGTAGGACAAGGTACCAGTACTTCTACTAACGAAAATCCTTTATTGTCCCGTTGTTTTTCAATCGCTTTACGTACAAACCGCTTCGTTTTCATGACATTGGCAGGAGAGGATACACTGCTCCTGGCCAGATACGCAATGTCCAAATTCCGCATGACATTGAAAACATCAAAATCCAAGCCGTGTTCCTTGGTGCGACCGCCAGGTGTAGATACGGTTACTTGCCCCATTTGTGTCGTCGGTGCCAATTGTCCGCCCGTCATGCCATAGACGGTATTATTCATAACAAAAAAAGTAACATTTTCATTACGTGTCGCAGCCGCCATGGTTTCCCCCAAACCAATAGCGTACGCGCCACCATCGCCTGCAATCGTAATGGCATATTTATCAGGACGCACTTTCTTTTGAGCCGTAAGAGCCGCTCCCATTTTACCGTGTGGCGGTACGATGGCATCAACATTCATCCAAAATTGGAATTGATGATTACACCCGATATCGGAGCACATAATCGTATCACTGATAATATCCATTTCCGTTAATACTTCTCCCAAAATACGATCGAATATACCATGACCGCATCCTGCACAAAATCGATTTTCTGCATAAAATAACGCCGGGGCTTTTCTTGCAACCATTAGAATACCTCCTCTTCCCGCTTATTCCCGTTAATAACATCTGTGGCAAAAGCGATTACCTCATCTATTGTCGGAACATTTTGAGCACAAGCCATGGCATACGTAGGGAACTTATTTTTACATGCAATAATGACATCTTCCCGCATTTGTCCCATCATGTTCATTTCCACTGTAATGAGCCCTTTACAAGTAGCGGGAACATCTGCAAAAGCTTTACGCGGATACGGCCATAAAACTTTCGGACGAATAAGTCCCAGCTTCACACCATGCTTGCGCGCTTCCCGAACAGCCCCTTCCGCTACGCGAGAAGAAATTCCATAGGCGACAAAAACGGCGTCTGCATCCGTAACCGCAATACTTTCCCAACGTTGTTCTTCCTCCATGACGTGCCGCATTTTTTTAATATACCCGGCATTCCATTCATCTAAATCTTGGAAATATGTGATGTCCGTAATTACCTTATGGTTTTCACCCGGCTTGACACCTTGACAGGCCCAAGGTTGATTCATATCATATTCTTTCATGGGCCGCACTTCGCAAGGCTCCACCATCTGCCCAATCGTCGCATCGGAAAGGAGCAATACAGGATGCATCCATTTTTCCGCTAAATCAAAAGCCTCATAGGCCATATCCATACATTCCTGAACGCTGTTCGGCGCCAGCGTAATCAGATGGTAATCACCGTTACCACCACATTTAACGGCTTGCCAATAATTATCCTGACCGGCCCCGATGAACCCGTCTCCGATACCGAATCGCTGTACGCAGGCTACAACTCCGGGCAGTCCGGCAGATACCCAATAGGCAAGACCTTCCTGATAAAGCGAAAATCCCGGTCCGGAAGTAGACGTAATGGCTCTTGCCCCAAGCGCCCTCGCAGCAAAGGTCATGTTAACACTAGCAATCTCAGACTCCCCCTGGACAAAGGAACCACCTACTTCCGGAAGCCGCCATGCCATCCATTCCAAAATTTCGGACTGTGGGGTGATAGGGTATCCGGCAAAAAAACGACAGCCGCCACGAACGGCCCCCTCAGCTAACGCTTCATTTCCCTTGATTAACAGTTTCTCCATAATTTATCCTCCTAAAAAATTTCATACACAAGATCCGGACACATGGCATAACAACTACCGCACTGTACACATTTTTCTTGATCCGCCTGGACGACAACCACGCCTTTTGCATTTGTTTCCTCGGACAAATGCAAAGCGCCAACTTTACAGTTGGCGATACAAAGGTAACAGCCTTTGCACCGTGCCGTGTTCATGCTCATTTTTTCCATTTATATCAACTCCTTTGGGTTATGAAATAACAAACACTTTGCAACAAAATACCGTATTGATTTCGACTATCTGAAAATGATGACGGCTTTCATAAAACTATCTGTTCATCATCCAAATCATTTCAAAAATCGGCAGCGCCCTTTTGTTCTATTTAATAGAACTTAGTTCTGATAATACTCCGTTCGGTAAAGTCGTCTTATGGTATAAGTAAAGTTTATCAGTGGTTCTATTTAATAGAACCTTGTTCTGTTATTGTTTAAAATAAAAAAGTTTACTTATGGTTTAAATAATAGCATACATAAAATGATTTTTCAACATAATTTTGCCAAAAAATAAAGAATGCTGTATGATTGTCTACAATGACATGTGAATACCTTCATGTATCTGAAATAAAAACGGCATAAGAAGGATATTTTTCTCAGGAGGACTTTACAGCATGAATTATAAAGACTCGGTCATCATCACATCCGTCAGCAGGTCACTTGATATTTTACAATATTTACACAAGAAAAAGACGGAGACATCACTAACAGAAATCGCTTCAGATCTGGGGTTATATAAAAGTACCGTTTTTAGGATGCTCTCCACATTAGAAGCGAAAGGATTTGTAGAACAAAATAAAGAGACCGGTAAGTATGCTCTCGGTATTAAATTATTTATCATCGGCGCTTCGCTGAATAACCATTGGGAACTCATTAAGTTTATAAAGCCCTTTACTCATCAGTTAAATAAAACATTCAACGAAACCGTCAATGTCTCCATTTTAAGCAAGAACGCAGATCATCTGTACCAGAGCGCGATTATTTATCAGGAAACGAGTGTCCGTGCCGTCAGCGCTAACTCCGGTATCAGCGTCGGCGCATATCGGGATTGTTATTGCTGCGCCGTCGGCAAATGTTTACTTGCCTTCTCGGAAAATGTTGACCTGTCCGCATATACTGATGCCAGTTTTAAAAAGGCGACAGAGAAGACGATTTCTTCCGTATCCATGCTGAATGATGATTTAAAAAAAATTAAACAACAAGGTTATGCCATTGATGATGAAGAAGGTGAAAAGGATCTATTTTGTATAGGGATCCCGATCATTTCTGGTGATGTCGCCATTGCGGCAATGAGTCTTTCCGGTCCGAAAAACCGAATGAAAGACGACACGTTACCGGAAAAAATTGAATATATGTTGGGCTTGAAGCGAGAAATCGCTCATGCCTTGACGTAACGATAGGAAAAGCGGCACTGCGTATGCAGCGCCGCTTTTCCTATTTACAGTCGAGATCCCGTATACAATTAACGCCTCCCGGATGTAGGGTGTTATCATGTTCCAGAACAGCAGCTCCGCCGCTTGTATTTTACTGCCCCATCTTATTATCTTGCTGCTTGTGCAGCACCGTCCAGCACTTCATTGTCTGGCTGCCGCCGCCCTTTAGCCAACAGGAGTCCGCTATGCCGGCGCTTTTTCCATAACAGTTTATACTGTACGATCATTTTTTGCCTTCTCCCTTTGCCGATTTTTTATGATAGAATCGTTACCAACTGCTAATATTTTGCAATATATTACTATTTCAAAAAATACTGAAGAAAAAAGGAGAAGAAAACTTTTCCAATCTGTCCTAAAAAATGATAAAATACGGGTAGAAATACTATACGATTTTTATCTGCTTATATGAGGAATCGTTTCCCGTGTAAGGTAATACGACTTGCGTTTATGCGGTATACCCTCTTTTATGCCAGATACAGATTGATTCGTATTTTAAGCTCCCTATTCACATTTATAACAATAAGAAGAAATCATTCCTTTTTAAGACATAATTTATGGTAATAGTTTGTTTTTTTCTTATGTCATAATTGTATAGACATTATTCTTGATTAAAAATGTCCAGAATGTTATGATGTGTTCGGACAAATAAAAAAACAGGTGGATTGATACGATGTTCATGAACAAACAGACTGACTATGCTTTACGTGTTATCAGATCACTGCGAGACGGTAAGACGCACAACGCGCTTACCATTGCCGAAGAGGGAAGAATCCCTCCGTCCTTTACGTACAAAATTGTGAAAAAACTTGCCAACGCGGGCTTTATCAAATTGGTACGCGGTCCAAAAGGTGGCTGCACGCTGACAGCAGATTTAGAGAAAGTCAGCCTCTATGACCTGATCCTGGTCATGGAAGGTGAAACGTGTCTGGCCGGCTGCATGCGTCCGGCTTCCGAATGTGAATGGAGAACGTCCAACGGCGGCTGTCAGGTTCATGTGAACCTGCGTGCTTTGCAAAAAGACTTCGATCAACAGTTGGCCGCTATCAGTCTCCGTTCCGTCCTTGATCCGCCTGCGGAAAAGTAAGTTCCGTATTCAAAAGGAGGCTTGTTTTCTATGCTGTTTATGACCACAGAAGCACATGAAGCGTTACGCAAAAAAATCCGCGCCTTTGCAGAAGAAAAGATTAAACCTATTGCCTTTCGTTTGGATCAAAACAATGAATTTCCTGACGAAATCGTCAAAGAAATCGGCGCAAACGGTTGGATGGGTCTGCCCTATCCGAAAGAATACGGCGGTGCCGGACTCGACGTCTTGAGCTATGCCATTGCCGTAGAGGAATTATCTCGTGTCGACGGCGGTGTCGGCGTTATCCTTTCGGCTCATGTTTCCCTCGGTTCGTATCCGATCGCCGCTTTCGGCAATGAAAAACAAAAAGAAAAATATCTGCGTCCCTTAGCATCGGGCAAGAAGATCGGCGCCTTCGGCCTGACGGAAGAAAATGCCGGTTCCGATGCCGGCGGCACGGAAACGACAGCAGTGGACAAGGGGGATCACTACCTCCTCAATGGCGGTAAAATTTTTATCACGAACGCACCGAAAGCTGACATTTATGTCGTCTTCGCCGTTACTACTCCCGATATCGGAACAAAAGGCATTTCGGCCTTCATCGTCGAAAAGGGCTGGAAGGGATTCGAATTCGGCGATCATTACGACAAACTCGGTATTCGTTCGTCGACAACGGCGGAATTGATCTTTAACAACGTCAAAGTGCCGAAGGAAAATCTCTTGGGTAAAGAAGGGCAAGGTTTCAAGATCGCCATGGCAACGTTGGACGGCGGCCGTATCGGGATCGCTTCGCAGGCTCTCGGCATCGCGCAGGGCGCTTACGAAAGCGCTTTGGATTATGCTAAAGAACGGCATCAGTTCGGCGATCCCATCGGTATCAACCAAGGTATCTCCTTCAAACTCGCCGATATGGCTACAAAGCTGCGGGCTTCCCGTTACCTCATTTATTCGGCTGCAGAATTGAAAGAACACCATGAAAGCTACAGCATGGAAGCCGCCATGGCCAAAATGTACGCTTCCGACGCCGCTATGGAAATCACGAATGATGCCTTGCAGATCTTCGGCGGTTC
The DNA window shown above is from Megasphaera vaginalis (ex Bordigoni et al. 2020) and carries:
- a CDS encoding IclR family transcriptional regulator, which translates into the protein MNYKDSVIITSVSRSLDILQYLHKKKTETSLTEIASDLGLYKSTVFRMLSTLEAKGFVEQNKETGKYALGIKLFIIGASLNNHWELIKFIKPFTHQLNKTFNETVNVSILSKNADHLYQSAIIYQETSVRAVSANSGISVGAYRDCYCCAVGKCLLAFSENVDLSAYTDASFKKATEKTISSVSMLNDDLKKIKQQGYAIDDEEGEKDLFCIGIPIISGDVAIAAMSLSGPKNRMKDDTLPEKIEYMLGLKREIAHALT
- a CDS encoding MFS transporter, producing the protein MSSQKVSLRLSPKQLLTIFFLGLGYTVVYATPFIQYVFYDSLVSALGCTQQQLGYLITIFGIGNILAAFGGLLSDRFNTKTIYMIGIGAICILNILFAFNMNYTFALFTWAGFAFAGLFLYFPAHIKLSRLVGNEEQQGTIFGFVEAFCGVGNVIVNFIALYFFTQFATDAYGINGLRAAIICYAVIGIITLICLYFLIPKPVIEKEEVSDSEIVDEKMGFSGWIDILKDPRTWMSGIAVFATYTMYCTLSYYTPYFSKVLGASVVFTGSVAIMRTYGTRFIGAPLGGWLGDKFHSLSSVIGLSLGGAILCVLIFKFLPKHTDPTILIALTIFLGILTYMARGSMFAVPSELKIPRKYAGSTSGIVCCLGYCPDLFIFVLYGYWLDTYGNQGFDYIFLFAAIVMAIGVINSIAITLYKKRHSHI
- a CDS encoding FAD-binding oxidoreductase translates to MRQEIIDRLNTICGNKNVFYKSEDVERYLYDETEEQVRPEACADCVVVRPTRYEHVSEIMKIANELRFPVIPRGGGTGACGAVIPTMPSVIVSMESFNKIIEVDRTGMMVTAQTGVTLYDLNEYLDKNVHELYFPCHPGDEGAQLGGLAVENAGGVRAVKHGIMRNYVKGLKVCLPSGKIVQLGGKIIKNNMGYDLMHLLVGSEGTLCIILEVTFKLYPRLENTGAMVVSFPSAREAVNCVAATQISGIIPLAVEYMDREIAVKTAISINGIWPLHDEGVVDIIYMLEAKTEDELYETAEQIDNISSKNGALHCVIAENKKDQKNILDVRSAMYEIFKPVFVDSLDTAVPVCHVNDLLEDIDRIAAKYGTTSPRVGHVADGNFHNFILRDSEGNVPIWADDMRREIYEAALRYGGTVTAEHGTGKTRKAYMNLQYSEEVLALMKGIKKVFDPNGILNPGVILD
- a CDS encoding thiamine pyrophosphate-dependent enzyme, with translation MVARKAPALFYAENRFCAGCGHGIFDRILGEVLTEMDIISDTIMCSDIGCNHQFQFWMNVDAIVPPHGKMGAALTAQKKVRPDKYAITIAGDGGAYAIGLGETMAAATRNENVTFFVMNNTVYGMTGGQLAPTTQMGQVTVSTPGGRTKEHGLDFDVFNVMRNLDIAYLARSSVSSPANVMKTKRFVRKAIEKQRDNKGFSLVEVLVPCPTNWGMTPVQAMKHIDECLAKRYEMGEVIDK
- a CDS encoding CoA transferase subunit A, which encodes MDKVVNLEKAVSIVKNGSTIMFGGFSQTGSPRHLIRALGESGVVGLHTISDDLGVTRRGYDETLSVLVKNRQIASAVCSFIGENPQAGNLYMDGKLDITFYPMGTFVEKIRAGGSGIGGFYTKTGVGTVVAEGKETKVINGETYLLELPLHADIAFVKAYMADSLGNAVFKYTAQNYNFIMAMAADIVVLEVEKVVAPGVLDPNHIQLPGVFVDYIVEAEEDIL
- a CDS encoding 4Fe-4S dicluster domain-containing protein, translating into MEKMSMNTARCKGCYLCIANCKVGALHLSEETNAKGVVVVQADQEKCVQCGSCYAMCPDLVYEIF
- a CDS encoding 3-methyl-2-oxobutanoate dehydrogenase subunit beta, which translates into the protein MEKLLIKGNEALAEGAVRGGCRFFAGYPITPQSEILEWMAWRLPEVGGSFVQGESEIASVNMTFAARALGARAITSTSGPGFSLYQEGLAYWVSAGLPGVVACVQRFGIGDGFIGAGQDNYWQAVKCGGNGDYHLITLAPNSVQECMDMAYEAFDLAEKWMHPVLLLSDATIGQMVEPCEVRPMKEYDMNQPWACQGVKPGENHKVITDITYFQDLDEWNAGYIKKMRHVMEEEQRWESIAVTDADAVFVAYGISSRVAEGAVREARKHGVKLGLIRPKVLWPYPRKAFADVPATCKGLITVEMNMMGQMREDVIIACKNKFPTYAMACAQNVPTIDEVIAFATDVINGNKREEEVF
- a CDS encoding RrF2 family transcriptional regulator — protein: MFMNKQTDYALRVIRSLRDGKTHNALTIAEEGRIPPSFTYKIVKKLANAGFIKLVRGPKGGCTLTADLEKVSLYDLILVMEGETCLAGCMRPASECEWRTSNGGCQVHVNLRALQKDFDQQLAAISLRSVLDPPAEK
- a CDS encoding 2-oxoacid:acceptor oxidoreductase family protein produces the protein MIHRMVCAGFGGQGVLTAGKIILYAAYKKGFYATWFPSYGNEMRGGAANCNIIFSDEKIASPYADHPDILICLNSPAVDRFEQAMVPGGTLLVNSTLIEESRVYRNDISVVKAPVTELAQALNSAQNANICMLGKMIKETNIFSLEEFTKSMCDFFENKGKGKFNQKNVEVFMAGYNA